In the Puntigrus tetrazona isolate hp1 chromosome 19, ASM1883169v1, whole genome shotgun sequence genome, GACCGTgcctgacatttttttaaactgtgggTAATTATCCACAAACGCCTACAAAAATGCCAGAAAACTGATTACAAACAGAACTGTGTACAAAACTTTTAGATTGGGTCTTCCTGTTTCACTTCACAATACAAGGTGTGTGgcactaaataatattaactggCTTTAAAGAAGTGCTccactcaccttcatgtcggTTATGGACTCTAATTTTTGCTTGTCCTTGGGCTTTTTCTTCTGGAAATCCTCCATCAGGTTCTTGATGTTTGTTCCAATCTCACCGAAATTCAGGTACAAGTTCTAAtgaacagagagacagaaaacatGTAATCATTTGTTATCCAAACCTAAAACTTTTTTCCATGTTAGACCTTATTATGTGTTTATTCAGTGTATTATATGAGATCGTATTTACTAAATGGAATTAGTACATAATTGCAGGATGTATTACACTTTGAAGGTATCTAccttataattatattttgaatgatgAGCTACTCACATTTGCATAAAACTCATCATTTTCTGCAGACAAGACCACCTCCCGTAGGTCCTTGCTGATTCCAGGCACTCTTGACAGGTCTATGCGGTTGTTATTGAGGCCCAGCAGCTCATGAACCATGGCCTGATACGTCCACTAGAGGAAGCAAATGCGTGCACATGTAGAATTTGCTGCAATATCAGCACACTAAATcattatgtaacattttgctGCAGTAAGACAACTATTTCAGCAAAAGCAAGCAAAACCCACTGTCTCCAGTAAATCTCACAGCAGAGAAAAAGAATGCATGCTATTATGTCCAACACTAATGTTGAACGCTAAAAACATACTGTTTTAGCAGTTTTCTAATATAGTCCAGAATAAAACCGCGGCCTCCATCTCCCTCTGGTGGTCAGGTTTAAATTCTGCATGCAGACCGTGTGCTGTAATGTGAGACTGGCATGTAACATCACTAACAGACATTGCCTTAATCTTGCCTGATTAAGAAGGGGAGTAATAGCATCATCACTTCGGTCTAAAATCAGGAGAAGAGGAGGCACTTCTGTTTTTCGGAAGTCAAACAGTTCATACTCCTTAGTAATGATTTGCTgcggaaaacacacacagatcacacgtTCATACATTTctaactgttattatttttttatcagaaaaatTACATGTATGGATTAAATCAAATCACTAATAATGCTCATTAGAGATATCTgatataataactaaataaaggCTTACTTTGACACTCTCTGCCAGCCTTTTGGACATGTCAGAAGACAGCTGGTAGCGGATCATAGGGCACTTCTTCAGGGCCAGCAACACTGATGTCAAACCCTGAGTGACACGAGGCAGTACGCTGGGCTCCCAGCTGCGACCctataaacagaaaaattcaCAGTGAgcctaaaactgaaaaaaatgagtGCCAGATATCTGtaacataaagaaaaataatattaagcgGCACGGTTTATAAGATATCCACCAGTTTTCTGTTCACCATCATAACATACCTTTAATACATTACaccaaaatacatatataagcaACTAAATAacgttttgtgcatttttttgcaacatcGGAGCCCCCCAGATGTGAGGTGAGATAAATTCAATGAATAAGTAAACAGCTGTACACCTGCATTTGCTGCTGCCAAAAATCTACTAAAAAGCAGGATTTTGCACCTGCACAACAGGACAGAGGTTTTAAAGGGGGGTCATGAGAGAGAAGCAGAGGCTATTTGTCTCAGTAGATATTTCAAGTTGCTTTAATGATTCATGGACAGGTTAAACCTGTTAAAAGTTTAAAGGTTTGCTATAAAATATTACAGGCTTCTCAAATCCGACAAAGGCATACATTTTCTCTTACCCTAGATACTCCTTGAAGGTTGAGGGAGAAGAGATGAGGGTTCACAGCAATGAAATCTCCATAAAACTCCTAGAATAACACAACATCTAATTAGttgaaaagaaatcaaatttATAAGTGTGTGAACgctgatttgtattttttcattttttttatggatgGGTGGTCAAACGGACGGAAGCGTGAATGGAAGTACTCCAGACACgcaaataagacattttttgaatacatatttttatattaatttactaaATTGTCTTCACTCACCTGCACTTCTGCAACTACTTCCTGTTCGTCTGCCTCTGCCAAAGCCTTTACTTCACTCTTACTGATCACGTTACTGAAATCTGCACAAAATAAGTCCACAAGTTAGTCAAATGTGCATCCTCTGACCACCCTTGCAGACTGATATGAATGGCAGGTAAACTGATGCAGTGTTGTATTGCCAGCACTCACAGATAAAGTAAACACTGTACTTGGGCCGGCGAAGCTCTTGAATCAGGTGCTCCACATTCTCCTGAAACCAAAGATGTTcatgcatgaataaatcatttcaaCAATCAGTTTAAAtctgttcttaaaaaaaaggataaaactAATAACAGCACACCTTGGTTGGCCGAAGAAAGCAGAGTGCCTTAAGGTGCTTCATGTTGTCTCGGTTTTGTGAGTCAATGCGCTCAAAAAGGTAAACTTCTTTCTGCAGGATCTCAGACTGTGTGTAGACCACACTTACGATACTGGTCTAAAGGCAACAAGAAAGCAAACACTGTTTGTCACTGGTGGCAGATATCAGTCAACAACCGTATAGGTAACGTTAGCTAGTTCGAGCACTATAAGTTTTGAAACAACCATACTTCAAAAACAAACGAGCTGCATTTGGACACATGACAAGTAACAGGTCAGTACAACCCATACGCTGCACACAGTACTAGACTATCCGTGGCTTAAGCACACTtgctttttcttaattttaaaagcatataagGTCAACCGTCCTGCTGTTTGAGTTCACTGACCGTCTCCTTGTCCATCAACAGCACCTTCATCCCGGGTCCGCTGCTCTCTATCATTTTGGAAATGTACTGCTTGACAGCAAGAGTCACGTTCATTTTGTCGTTGTATTTATGCTCTAGCTGCCTGTGAGAATGGGTCAAATGATCAGTTCGTTTCAAAGTTGTTTAACGAACGACGAAGGGCTCTTTTCACCAGTAAACTCCGGCATACAAAACACTGTTGACAATGGGAGAACTCGCTGGGCTTCTTCCTACTACTTCCGGTGTGCGCGAGCGGTCGGTCCGCGTCTGATTTGGGAACTGTGACTAGTTCCGCTGGTCTCGGTCTTGCAGGTTTAATTAACTAGCTCAGCTGATCTGGTAACAGCTCGTAGAGCATACGAATATCCCATAATTCAAGGCCCCTACGTAAAGCGGAGTAAGTAAACCGCCATGTTTGGGAGGGTTTCTCGTACGGGAGCGCAATGCGAGCTTATTACTGGAGCGCTCGCATTTAACCagcttgtattattatttattcacgtGCTTAATACCGTGGTTACTTtaagttacaatttatttaaacgcttgtataaattataaaaaaaaatcatatgatCATTAACAGCTTATgctggtcatttttttaaaaatattttttgttataatattatgaATGTTATATTTCAGTGATACTGATGATTCAAATAGTCTACTCAGAAAAACATCACTAATCGGACACAACCACGCTACACCACTTTATTAAgtgttttgaattttattttaaaccattaGTGATACAATAACTATATCATCAACAATTTATGAGTCCTCAAAGGAAATACTTATACATTACCAGCATTAAAATATCCCTTCAGTAAGTCCTTTATTGCCGTGAactaatttatttgaaagattCGACACAGAAAAACGATTCATCACAACATTTTagtgtcttttattttacttaagtAAGATATTccttaatgaaacatttattactcATTAAATgagatttcaaaacatttaaaatgtaaaattacatcaGCTGTCATGGGCAGGTGGGCAACACAGTACTACAGTACGAATCCAGACAAAAACATTCTAGATTAAACCATCAATAAtcataaattcaattaaataaagttttgcttttttaaaaaaaatcagcaaagaTGGAAAAGATGATCTGTGTGTTGATAGCTGCATTCAAAGCATTCCTATATAGGCATTTGGTATTATGAATAGAGCTTGCTTGTCAGTTCTCTTCGTTGTAGCCGACGAGTTTTGCACTTATCTGCCACAATCGCAGGGCAGCGAGATCATCTTTACCTTCAGGAGCGGGTTCCTTCAGTTTACAATCGCTGCAAACAGATCTCATTGTCATTCGATGTCAAGAATATACATATTAGAAAGAGATAAAATATTTAGtcacaatttaaatacaaacttaCGAATATTAGTATTAAGAGCTCACCTGAAATAGCAGCCACTGTGAGACTCCAGCCCTTCAGCAACTGCACAGTAAACAGAAGTCTGGGCTCCTTGACTGGGAGTTTTCATCAGTAAGAAAGCAGGAAAAGACAGCAGAGCGCTGAGCAGTGGGTGGCGAGTCTGCACGTAACGTCCCAGTTCAGTGCGGATTACTCCAGGGTGAAGAGAGTACACTGATACACCAGACTCTGATTAAAAACAGAGCAGGAATAAACAAGCTTAACGCAATGTTCAGTTGAAAAAgagtttttaaagcattttctaTGTTTCTACGTGACTGATGTAATGGGGATGAGTGCACAAACCTTTAATCCTCCGCGCTAATTCTCGAGTAAACAGCAGGTTGGCAAGTTTGCTCTGCCTGTAACTGACTAAGGAATCGTACGGCGCTTTGTTGAAGTTAAGGTCATCAAAGTGGATCTTACCTACAAGCAAGGTCATATGATACATGGATATGCATTCtcatttacaaaattaattaataattctgtAATCTTTAGCAGAcatgaaaatgtatatgcatCTTTCACATCTTCAGTATATAAATTCACtaaattcaataaatggagcatttaaaatgactgcttttttattattatttaaacatttagaatTATAATATCAGAGATGTATTTGTGATCCTAACAGTATCATCAATGATTTCATAATTTCTACTGACATTCTTGATATACACTAGATTAAACATGGATATTTTCGTctgatatattttgtttattacgCACAGCAAAAGTTTTATCGATAGCCTCACAACTAAAAGATGTAAAGCTAAGATGTTAATGGGTGCACTTTACCTCCTTTGTGAGCAATACTGGATACGTTAATAATTCGACTAGGACTAGACTTCTTCAGCACGTCCAGGAGCAGGACAGTCAGGAGGAAATGGCCCAAATGATTGACAGCAAACTGGGTTTCATAGCCATCCTCTGTAAGGCTTTTAGGGCACATCATCACTCCTAAAGGGtttgttcacaaaaaaataagcagcGATAAAGTGTGATTTGTTTCTTAACCAAAAACGAGGTCAAAGGTCTCACCAGCATTGTTAATAAGTATATCCAGCCGTTCCTCAGTGGCAGTGAATTCATTCACAAACTGGCGCACGGAGAGCAGAGATGAGAGGTTTAAGTGACGAACCACTATGTTTCCATTTCCTGTAAATCTGCGAATCTCTGTAGCAGCCTTTTCTGCTTTTGACAGATCTCGACAAGCCATCACAACCCGAGCCCCTGGAAAAAAACAGATGCTATTGTCCATCACTCTGCGATGCAAGGTGCACCTTAAATTCCTACAATCCTCCAAAACATCTGATCTTTCAGTGGTGTTGTAAggataaaatgacaaaacatttcaacagcGCGTTTACCTCTCATGGCCAAGTCACGCGCCGTCTCTTTTCCAATGCCAGTGTTG is a window encoding:
- the vps45 gene encoding vacuolar protein sorting-associated protein 45; translated protein: MNVTLAVKQYISKMIESSGPGMKVLLMDKETTSIVSVVYTQSEILQKEVYLFERIDSQNRDNMKHLKALCFLRPTKENVEHLIQELRRPKYSVYFIYFSNVISKSEVKALAEADEQEVVAEVQEFYGDFIAVNPHLFSLNLQGVSRGRSWEPSVLPRVTQGLTSVLLALKKCPMIRYQLSSDMSKRLAESVKQIITKEYELFDFRKTEVPPLLLILDRSDDAITPLLNQWTYQAMVHELLGLNNNRIDLSRVPGISKDLREVVLSAENDEFYANNLYLNFGEIGTNIKNLMEDFQKKKPKDKQKLESITDMKAFVDNYPQFKKMSGTVSKHVTVVGELSRLVSERQLMEVSELEQELACQNDHSSAQQNVRRLLQNPRLSEIDAVRLVMLYALRYEKHSSSILPSLIEELNRKGASERHRKMVQAVVEYGGKRVRGSDLVTPTDAVAITKQFFKGLKGVENVYTQHQPLLHDTLDQLIKGRLKDSQFPYLGPSSLRDRPQDIIVFIIGGATYEEALAVYNLNRTMPGVRIVLGGTAIHNTKSFLEEVMLSVGSGGDRTLGGGRQLSRR
- the zgc:153441 gene encoding retinol-DH_like_SDR_c domain-containing protein, which encodes MYLFIQVTQLWEELKSNRLAKYGTVTAVTAISLVLLRKWIAGGVCCCRVRLDGKTVIITGANTGIGKETARDLAMRGARVVMACRDLSKAEKAATEIRRFTGNGNIVVRHLNLSSLLSVRQFVNEFTATEERLDILINNAGVMMCPKSLTEDGYETQFAVNHLGHFLLTVLLLDVLKKSSPSRIINVSSIAHKGGKIHFDDLNFNKAPYDSLVSYRQSKLANLLFTRELARRIKESGVSVYSLHPGVIRTELGRYVQTRHPLLSALLSFPAFLLMKTPSQGAQTSVYCAVAEGLESHSGCYFSDCKLKEPAPEGKDDLAALRLWQISAKLVGYNEEN